From Streptomyces griseorubiginosus, one genomic window encodes:
- a CDS encoding PaaI family thioesterase: MTMTPAEADKILADNFAPWVLDLGLTVESLGDDHAILRLPWSQRLAREGGGLCGQALMAAADTATVIAVCAARGGFAPMTTVQQSTSFQRAVTGSDVLIKAVLTKLGRRMAFADITMTDSASGDLAARASTVYALLG, encoded by the coding sequence ATGACGATGACGCCCGCCGAAGCCGACAAGATCCTCGCCGACAACTTCGCCCCTTGGGTTCTCGATCTCGGTCTGACGGTCGAGTCGCTCGGCGACGACCACGCGATTCTGCGACTTCCCTGGTCACAGCGGCTGGCCAGGGAGGGCGGCGGGCTCTGCGGGCAGGCGCTGATGGCCGCCGCCGACACCGCGACCGTGATCGCCGTCTGCGCGGCCCGGGGCGGCTTCGCGCCCATGACGACGGTTCAGCAGTCCACGAGTTTCCAGCGGGCGGTGACCGGTTCGGATGTCCTGATCAAGGCGGTCCTCACCAAGCTGGGCCGCCGCATGGCGTTCGCCGACATCACGATGACGGACTCCGCGTCCGGTGATCTCGCGGCCCGGGCGAGCACGGTCTACGCACTCCTGGGCTGA
- a CDS encoding NHLP family bacteriocin export ABC transporter peptidase/permease/ATPase subunit codes for MSTAQDTRGRRRSAPPKRPVPKGRAKTVRTPTVLQMEAVECGAASLAMVLGHYGKHVPLEELRIACGVSRDGSRASNLLKAARSYGLTAKGMQMDTAALAEVRTPAVLFWEFNHYVVYDGMGRRFGRRGVYINDPGKGRRFVPMEDFDGSFTGVVLVMEPGEGFTKGGRKPGVLGAMPARLRGTAGTMPTAVLASLLLVLVGAATPALSRTYIDMFLIGGQTSLLGVLFASMGACVALTLALTWLQQANLLHGRIISSTLSSARFLRHLLRLPVTFFSQRSPADLVQRLQSNDQVAETLARDLAAAGVDAVVVVLYAILLYTYDPQLTYVGIGVALLNVVAMRIVIRLRATRTAKLRADSARLTNTAYTGLQLIETMKATGGEDGYFRKWAGQHATTLEEQQKLGVPSAWLGVVAPMLATFNSALILWIGGMRAVEGGISVGLLVAFQALVTRFTAPITRLNGVAGRIQDFAADVARLKDVENFKADPLYGRPGAGDSTRRLHGHVELQNITFGYNPLDKPLLTGFDLTVGPGQQVALVGGSGSGKSTVSRLISGLYTPWEGVIRIDGRRLDDIPRGALASSVSFVDQDVFLFEGSVRDNVALWDPSIPDDAVVDALRDAALYDVVTRRPGGIHSRVEQDGRNFSGGQRQRLEIARALVRRPSILVLDEVTSALDAETELVVMDNLRKRGCACVVIAHRLSTVRDSDEIVVLQHGTIVERGRHEELVARGGAYAALVKER; via the coding sequence GTGAGCACCGCACAGGACACCCGCGGCAGACGCCGCTCGGCCCCGCCCAAGCGCCCGGTTCCCAAGGGGAGGGCGAAGACGGTCCGTACGCCGACCGTCCTCCAGATGGAGGCGGTGGAGTGCGGCGCGGCCTCCCTCGCGATGGTGCTGGGCCACTACGGCAAGCACGTCCCGCTGGAGGAGCTGCGGATCGCCTGCGGTGTCTCCCGGGACGGCTCACGTGCCAGCAATCTCCTGAAGGCGGCCCGCAGTTACGGTCTGACGGCCAAGGGCATGCAGATGGACACGGCCGCCCTCGCCGAGGTGAGGACGCCGGCCGTGCTGTTCTGGGAGTTCAACCACTACGTCGTCTACGACGGCATGGGCCGCCGCTTCGGCCGCCGCGGGGTCTACATCAACGACCCCGGCAAGGGCCGCCGTTTCGTCCCCATGGAGGACTTCGACGGCAGCTTCACCGGTGTCGTGCTGGTGATGGAGCCGGGCGAGGGCTTCACCAAGGGCGGCCGCAAGCCCGGTGTGCTGGGCGCGATGCCGGCCCGGCTGCGCGGCACCGCGGGCACCATGCCGACGGCGGTCCTGGCGAGCCTGCTGCTGGTGCTGGTCGGCGCGGCCACCCCCGCGCTGAGCCGTACCTATATCGACATGTTCCTGATCGGCGGACAGACCTCGCTGCTCGGCGTGCTGTTCGCGTCGATGGGGGCCTGCGTAGCGCTCACCCTCGCCCTGACCTGGCTCCAGCAGGCGAACCTGCTGCACGGCCGGATCATCTCCTCGACCCTGTCCAGCGCCCGCTTCCTGCGCCATCTGCTGCGGCTGCCGGTGACGTTCTTCTCCCAGCGCAGCCCGGCCGACCTCGTCCAGCGCCTCCAGTCCAACGACCAGGTCGCCGAGACGCTGGCCCGGGACCTCGCGGCCGCCGGCGTCGACGCGGTGGTCGTCGTCCTGTACGCGATCCTTCTCTACACCTACGACCCGCAGCTCACCTATGTCGGCATCGGGGTGGCCCTGCTGAACGTGGTCGCCATGCGGATCGTGATCCGGCTGCGCGCCACCCGCACGGCCAAGCTCCGCGCGGACAGCGCCCGGCTCACCAACACCGCCTACACCGGCCTCCAGTTGATCGAGACCATGAAGGCGACCGGCGGCGAGGACGGCTACTTCCGCAAGTGGGCGGGACAGCACGCCACCACCCTTGAGGAGCAGCAGAAGCTGGGGGTGCCGAGCGCGTGGCTGGGCGTGGTCGCGCCGATGCTGGCCACCTTCAACAGCGCGCTCATCCTGTGGATCGGCGGCATGCGGGCCGTCGAGGGCGGTATCTCGGTCGGTCTGCTGGTCGCCTTCCAGGCCCTGGTCACCCGCTTCACCGCCCCGATCACCCGCCTCAACGGCGTGGCCGGGCGCATCCAGGACTTCGCGGCGGACGTGGCCCGCCTGAAGGACGTGGAGAACTTCAAGGCCGACCCGCTCTACGGCCGCCCCGGCGCCGGCGACTCGACGCGCCGCCTCCACGGCCACGTCGAGCTCCAGAACATCACCTTCGGCTACAACCCGCTCGACAAGCCGCTGCTCACCGGCTTCGACCTGACCGTCGGCCCGGGCCAGCAGGTGGCGCTGGTCGGCGGCTCCGGCAGCGGCAAGTCGACCGTCTCCCGGCTGATCTCGGGCCTGTACACGCCCTGGGAGGGCGTGATCCGCATCGACGGCAGGCGCCTGGACGACATCCCGCGCGGCGCGCTCGCCTCCTCGGTGTCCTTCGTCGACCAGGACGTCTTCCTCTTCGAGGGCTCGGTCCGCGACAACGTGGCGCTGTGGGACCCGTCGATCCCGGACGACGCGGTGGTGGACGCGCTGCGGGACGCGGCCCTGTACGACGTGGTCACGCGCCGGCCCGGCGGCATCCACAGCAGGGTCGAGCAGGACGGCCGCAACTTCTCCGGCGGCCAGCGTCAACGCCTGGAGATCGCACGGGCGTTGGTGCGCAGGCCCAGCATCCTGGTCCTCGACGAGGTGACCAGCGCGCTGGACGCGGAGACCGAGCTGGTCGTCATGGACAACCTGCGCAAGCGCGGCTGCGCCTGTGTCGTGATCGCGCACCGGCTCAGCACCGTGCGCGACAGCGACGAGATCGTCGTACTGCAACACGGCACGATCGTGGAGCGCGGGCGGCACGAGGAGCTGGTGGCGCGCGGTGGCGCGTACGCGGCGCTGGTCAAGGAACGGTGA
- a CDS encoding HlyD family efflux transporter periplasmic adaptor subunit: protein MQFRQQALAKLQSPEELDLPVRFARPQGWLVMSVTVVVMAAASVWAVTGSVASTVSAPAILTHGQGSYILQSPVAGQVTQVIAEEGEQLPADSPVLKVRTADGDSVVRTVAAGRVTALAATIGQIISTGANVAAVEKVAHATDPLYATVYVPAENAASIPEDAAVDLTVSSVPTQEYGVLRGHVKSVDRSAQSAQQIAAFLGDSQLGEQFTKDGRPVAVLVKLDKSKETKSGYRWSSAEGPPFALTSMTVASGSIRLADQRPVDWLLP, encoded by the coding sequence GTGCAGTTCCGCCAACAGGCCCTCGCCAAGCTCCAGTCGCCGGAGGAACTCGACCTCCCGGTGCGCTTCGCCCGTCCGCAGGGCTGGCTCGTGATGTCCGTGACGGTGGTCGTGATGGCCGCCGCGTCGGTGTGGGCGGTGACCGGCTCGGTCGCGTCCACGGTGAGCGCGCCCGCCATCCTCACGCACGGGCAGGGCAGTTACATCCTGCAGAGCCCGGTCGCGGGCCAGGTCACCCAGGTGATCGCCGAGGAGGGCGAGCAGCTGCCCGCCGACTCCCCCGTGCTGAAGGTCCGTACGGCCGACGGCGACTCCGTCGTCCGTACCGTCGCCGCGGGCCGGGTCACCGCCCTCGCGGCCACCATCGGGCAGATCATCTCGACCGGTGCGAACGTCGCCGCCGTGGAGAAGGTCGCCCACGCGACCGACCCCCTGTACGCCACGGTGTACGTGCCCGCGGAGAACGCGGCCTCCATCCCGGAGGACGCGGCCGTGGACCTGACCGTGTCCTCGGTGCCGACCCAGGAGTACGGCGTGCTGCGCGGCCATGTGAAGTCGGTGGACCGCTCGGCGCAGTCGGCGCAGCAGATCGCCGCGTTCCTCGGGGACAGCCAGCTCGGTGAGCAGTTCACCAAGGACGGCCGTCCGGTCGCCGTCCTCGTGAAGCTGGACAAGTCGAAGGAGACGAAGAGCGGTTACCGGTGGTCCTCTGCCGAGGGTCCGCCGTTCGCCCTTACCTCCATGACCGTGGCCTCGGGCTCGATCCGGCTGGCCGACCAGCGTCCCGTCGATTGGCTGCTGCCGTGA
- a CDS encoding MFS transporter, with translation MSEKTLTESGRDSAVDAQPEASAKRWWILAVVALAQLMVVLDATIVNIALPSAQADLGFSDGNRQWIVTAYALAFASLLLLGGRIADLFGRKTAFLIGVVGFAAVSALGGAATNFEMLVTARALQGAFGALLAPAALSLLNTTFTDAREKARAFSVYGAIAGAGGAVGLLLGGILTDALDWRWTLYVNVVIAVVAFAGGWVLLHNHRDAANSKLDVPGTLLVAAGLFSLVYGFSNAETHDWSSPETWGFLIAGGVLLTAFAWWQTRAAHPLLPLRILLDRNRAASFLAVLISGGGMFGVFLFLTYYLQLNLGFSPTKTGVAFLPMVAALMVAAQVSTTTLVPRIGPKVVIPLGFAVAAVGMAWLTGIGVGSSYLSAVLPQLIVTGFGLGLVMPPAMQLATGGVAAEDAGVASATVNAMQQVGGSIGTALLNTLAASAATDYLAGKDPTNKLVQAQATIESYTTAFWWSAGLFAVGALIAFLLFRRGVPEQDASAAPVVHM, from the coding sequence ATGTCCGAGAAGACCCTGACCGAGAGCGGTCGGGACAGCGCCGTCGACGCGCAGCCAGAAGCCTCGGCCAAGCGATGGTGGATCCTCGCCGTCGTCGCCCTCGCCCAGCTGATGGTCGTCCTGGACGCCACCATCGTGAACATCGCCCTGCCCTCGGCTCAGGCCGACCTCGGCTTCTCCGACGGCAACCGGCAGTGGATCGTGACCGCCTACGCGCTGGCCTTCGCCTCGCTCCTGCTGCTCGGCGGCCGGATCGCCGACCTGTTCGGCCGCAAGACGGCCTTCCTCATAGGCGTCGTCGGCTTCGCCGCCGTCTCCGCGCTCGGCGGTGCCGCCACCAACTTCGAGATGCTCGTCACGGCCCGCGCCCTCCAGGGTGCCTTCGGCGCGCTCCTCGCGCCCGCCGCGCTCTCCCTGCTGAACACGACGTTCACCGACGCCCGCGAGAAGGCCAGGGCGTTCAGCGTCTACGGCGCCATCGCCGGCGCGGGCGGTGCGGTGGGCCTGCTGCTCGGCGGCATCCTGACCGACGCCCTCGACTGGCGCTGGACGCTCTACGTCAACGTCGTCATCGCCGTCGTCGCCTTCGCGGGCGGCTGGGTCCTGCTGCACAACCACCGTGACGCGGCCAACTCCAAGCTGGACGTGCCCGGCACCCTGCTCGTCGCCGCCGGTCTCTTCTCCCTGGTCTACGGCTTCTCCAACGCCGAGACGCACGACTGGAGCTCGCCCGAGACCTGGGGCTTCCTGATCGCGGGCGGTGTGCTGCTGACCGCCTTCGCCTGGTGGCAGACCCGCGCCGCGCACCCGCTGCTGCCGCTGCGCATCCTGCTGGACCGCAACCGCGCCGCCTCCTTCCTGGCCGTGCTGATCTCCGGCGGCGGCATGTTCGGTGTCTTCCTCTTCCTCACCTACTACCTCCAGCTGAACCTGGGCTTCAGCCCGACCAAGACGGGCGTGGCGTTCCTCCCGATGGTGGCCGCGCTGATGGTCGCGGCCCAGGTCAGCACCACGACGCTGGTCCCCCGGATCGGCCCGAAGGTGGTCATCCCGCTGGGCTTCGCGGTCGCCGCGGTCGGCATGGCCTGGCTCACCGGGATCGGCGTCGGCTCCAGCTACCTGTCCGCCGTACTGCCGCAGCTGATCGTGACCGGCTTCGGCCTCGGACTGGTCATGCCCCCGGCCATGCAGCTGGCCACCGGCGGGGTCGCGGCCGAGGACGCGGGCGTCGCCTCCGCCACCGTCAACGCCATGCAGCAGGTGGGCGGTTCGATCGGTACGGCGCTGCTGAACACACTGGCCGCGAGCGCCGCCACCGACTACCTGGCGGGCAAGGACCCGACGAACAAGCTGGTCCAGGCCCAGGCCACGATCGAGAGCTACACCACCGCCTTCTGGTGGTCGGCGGGCCTGTTCGCCGTCGGCGCGCTGATCGCCTTCCTGCTCTTCCGGCGCGGGGTGCCGGAGCAGGACGCGAGCGCCGCTCCTGTCGTCCACATGTAA
- a CDS encoding metalloregulator ArsR/SmtB family transcription factor gives MSDSALWTALADPHRRAIVALLLERPRSVGEVSQECGLSQPSASKHLKVLREAGLVRVRQDAQRRVHALDPAPMAALDAWLAPYRTLWNGSLDALGRRLDETAPDTPEHPAPKD, from the coding sequence ATGTCCGACTCCGCGCTCTGGACCGCCCTCGCCGATCCCCACCGGCGGGCCATCGTCGCGCTGCTCCTGGAGCGGCCCCGGTCCGTCGGAGAGGTGTCCCAGGAGTGCGGACTGAGCCAGCCGAGCGCCTCGAAGCATCTGAAGGTGCTCAGGGAGGCGGGCCTGGTCCGGGTACGGCAGGACGCGCAACGGCGTGTCCACGCCCTCGACCCGGCTCCGATGGCCGCGCTCGACGCATGGCTGGCCCCGTACCGCACGCTCTGGAACGGCAGCCTCGACGCGCTGGGCCGCCGCCTCGACGAGACCGCGCCGGACACCCCCGAGCACCCCGCACCGAAGGACTGA
- a CDS encoding type A2 lantipeptide gives MNSTPQVETVEISDADLDTVSGGLQLNALGTVTDLVDGVAPVSGLVNTAVGTVEGVTGLNTAPVTGLVAGL, from the coding sequence ATGAACTCCACCCCCCAGGTTGAGACCGTCGAGATCTCGGACGCCGACCTCGACACCGTCTCCGGCGGCCTGCAGCTGAACGCCCTCGGCACCGTCACCGACCTGGTGGACGGCGTCGCCCCGGTTTCCGGCCTGGTCAACACGGCCGTCGGCACCGTCGAGGGTGTGACCGGCCTGAACACCGCCCCGGTCACCGGCCTGGTCGCCGGCCTCTGA
- a CDS encoding SRPBCC family protein produces MAADLTGTYLTLDDGRPAVRFSRTYDHPVARVWHFVTDTEELAHWFPSRAEIELRPGGTIRFSGDPHMEDSTGRVIAVDEPRHLSFEWGGDELHFDLEALDEKRTRFTLTNVLSAADTAARNGAGWEVCLAALDARARGEHPESRPWQDLYEAYVDAGIPSGAPVPGTE; encoded by the coding sequence ATGGCCGCAGACCTCACCGGCACCTACCTGACCCTGGACGACGGCCGCCCGGCCGTGCGCTTCAGCCGCACCTACGACCATCCCGTCGCCCGCGTCTGGCACTTCGTCACCGACACCGAGGAACTCGCCCACTGGTTCCCGTCCCGCGCCGAGATCGAACTGCGCCCCGGCGGCACGATCAGGTTCAGCGGCGACCCCCACATGGAGGACTCCACGGGCCGGGTCATCGCCGTCGACGAGCCCCGTCACCTGTCCTTCGAGTGGGGCGGGGACGAACTCCACTTCGACCTGGAGGCGTTGGACGAGAAGCGGACCCGCTTCACGCTCACCAACGTCCTGAGCGCCGCCGACACCGCCGCCCGCAACGGCGCGGGCTGGGAGGTGTGCCTGGCCGCCCTCGACGCCCGCGCCCGCGGCGAGCACCCCGAGAGCCGACCGTGGCAGGACCTCTACGAGGCGTACGTCGACGCCGGGATCCCCTCCGGCGCGCCGGTCCCGGGGACGGAGTGA
- a CDS encoding NHLP bacteriocin export ABC transporter permease/ATPase subunit, whose translation MTTAHEGDVVLNALGQMGTRIDCAGFSRLDLEGPQVLWLVVSGAVDLFAVDAEQQGHWHHLGRLEPGALLLGPVAGPQHTLVARPLRDCVVHRIGLRELYEPANTQTWSYDEYGNPQYVPPTTSPLEYALALGVGRSLSILFQAPMADERAAAPTDDDVFWMQVPPGSVQYGSLYGAEAAADLLMDPGVWQSMVDQQYRLLTTLDRWIEQLERTHETRTAAGIKAGEAVRAQADRTLLASIGKSKQRATAADADASYAACRLVADAAGITLADNAQGGTESDRLDPVERIALASRVRIRSVRLDGSWWRDNVGPLVGHRALSGAPVALLWRRGGYVAVHPATGRETPIEKDNAEEFEPRAVMFYRPLPDRKLSPLGLVRFSMRGTGGDVTNLLLSGLVTVAIGALLPIATGKVLGEFVPKAQTGLIVQVCLAVMVSGVVTAAFMLLQNLTMLRLEGRIEATLQPAVWDRLLRLPTKFFTERSTGELASQAMGISSIRRMMAGIGPTVAQSVTVGAMNLGLLFWYSVPMAMAAIGMLVVIAAGFLGLGLWQVRWQRRLVVLGNKLNNQAFQTLRGLPKLRVAAAENYAYAAWASEFARSRELQQKVGRIKNLTTVLGSVYLPLCTLLMFMLLAGPARGSMSASAFLTFNTSVTMLLTAVTSLTGAFVSAVAVLPLFEEIKPVLEAQPEVRTASTRPGPLTGAMEARRLSFRYSDDGPLILDDVSFEIRPGEFVAIVGPSGCGKSTLLRLLIGFDRPVSGSVLYDGQDLAALDQSAVRRQCGVVLQHAQPFTGSILDVICGTEPYTPEEAMAAAAMAGLAEDIQRMPMGLHTIVSGSGAISGGQRQRLMIAQALIRRPRILFFDEATSALDNDTQRTVIESTKALNATRVVIAHRLSTVLDADRVIVMENGKVAQQGPPAQLLADTGGRLHELVRRQMA comes from the coding sequence ATGACGACCGCACACGAAGGGGATGTCGTCCTCAATGCCCTCGGGCAGATGGGCACGCGCATCGACTGCGCCGGTTTCAGCCGCCTGGACCTCGAAGGTCCGCAGGTGCTGTGGCTGGTCGTGTCGGGCGCGGTGGACCTGTTCGCGGTGGACGCCGAACAGCAGGGCCACTGGCACCACTTGGGCCGACTGGAGCCGGGCGCGCTGCTCCTGGGCCCCGTGGCCGGTCCCCAACACACGCTGGTGGCGCGGCCCTTGAGGGACTGTGTGGTCCACCGCATCGGCCTGCGCGAGCTGTACGAGCCGGCGAACACCCAGACCTGGTCGTACGACGAGTACGGCAACCCCCAGTACGTGCCGCCGACGACGAGCCCGCTGGAGTACGCCCTGGCGCTCGGTGTCGGCCGTAGCCTCTCCATCCTCTTCCAGGCGCCGATGGCCGACGAGCGGGCCGCGGCCCCCACCGACGACGACGTGTTCTGGATGCAGGTGCCGCCGGGCAGCGTGCAGTACGGCTCGCTCTACGGCGCCGAGGCCGCCGCCGACCTGCTGATGGACCCCGGGGTCTGGCAGTCCATGGTCGATCAGCAGTACCGGCTGCTGACCACGCTGGACCGCTGGATCGAGCAGCTGGAGCGCACCCACGAGACCAGGACGGCGGCCGGCATCAAGGCCGGTGAGGCGGTGCGCGCACAGGCCGACCGGACCCTGCTCGCGTCCATCGGCAAGTCGAAGCAGCGCGCGACGGCCGCCGACGCCGACGCGAGCTACGCGGCGTGCAGGCTGGTCGCCGACGCGGCCGGGATCACGCTCGCCGACAACGCGCAGGGCGGCACCGAGAGCGACCGTCTCGACCCGGTCGAGCGGATCGCCCTCGCCTCGCGCGTCCGCATCAGGTCGGTGCGCCTGGACGGCAGTTGGTGGCGGGACAACGTGGGGCCGCTGGTGGGTCACCGGGCCTTGTCAGGCGCGCCGGTCGCGCTGCTGTGGAGGCGCGGCGGCTATGTGGCCGTGCATCCGGCGACCGGGCGTGAGACGCCGATCGAGAAGGACAACGCGGAGGAGTTCGAGCCGCGCGCGGTGATGTTCTACCGTCCGCTGCCCGACCGGAAGCTGAGCCCGCTCGGGCTGGTCCGGTTCAGCATGCGCGGCACGGGCGGCGATGTGACGAACCTGCTGCTCAGCGGTCTGGTGACGGTGGCGATCGGGGCGCTGTTGCCGATCGCGACCGGCAAGGTGCTCGGCGAGTTCGTGCCGAAGGCGCAGACCGGTCTGATCGTGCAGGTGTGTCTGGCGGTGATGGTCAGCGGTGTGGTGACGGCGGCCTTCATGCTGCTCCAGAACCTCACCATGCTCCGCCTGGAGGGCCGCATCGAGGCGACCCTCCAACCGGCCGTCTGGGACCGGCTGTTGAGGCTGCCGACCAAGTTCTTCACCGAGCGCTCGACCGGCGAACTGGCCAGCCAGGCCATGGGGATCTCCTCGATCCGCCGGATGATGGCGGGCATCGGTCCGACGGTCGCCCAGTCCGTGACCGTCGGTGCGATGAACCTTGGCCTGCTGTTCTGGTACAGCGTCCCGATGGCGATGGCGGCGATCGGCATGCTCGTCGTCATCGCCGCCGGATTCCTCGGGCTCGGGCTGTGGCAGGTGCGCTGGCAGCGACGGCTCGTGGTGCTCGGCAACAAGCTGAACAACCAGGCCTTCCAGACCCTGCGCGGACTGCCCAAGCTCCGGGTCGCGGCGGCCGAGAACTACGCGTACGCGGCCTGGGCCTCGGAGTTCGCCCGCAGCCGCGAGCTCCAGCAGAAGGTCGGCCGGATCAAGAACCTCACCACGGTGCTGGGTTCGGTCTATCTGCCGCTGTGCACCCTGCTGATGTTCATGCTGCTGGCGGGCCCGGCGCGCGGCTCGATGTCGGCGTCCGCGTTCCTCACCTTCAACACCTCGGTGACCATGCTGCTGACCGCGGTCACCTCACTCACCGGCGCGTTCGTCTCGGCGGTGGCCGTGCTCCCCCTGTTCGAGGAGATCAAGCCGGTCCTGGAGGCGCAGCCGGAGGTGCGCACCGCGAGCACCCGGCCGGGCCCGCTGACTGGGGCGATGGAGGCCCGCAGGCTCTCCTTCCGCTACTCCGACGACGGTCCCCTGATCCTGGACGACGTGTCCTTCGAGATCCGGCCCGGCGAGTTCGTGGCGATCGTCGGCCCCAGCGGCTGCGGCAAGTCGACCCTGCTCAGGCTGCTGATCGGCTTCGACCGCCCGGTCTCCGGGAGTGTCCTCTACGACGGTCAGGACCTGGCGGCCCTCGACCAGTCGGCGGTGCGCAGGCAGTGCGGTGTCGTGCTCCAGCACGCCCAGCCGTTCACCGGGTCCATCCTGGACGTCATCTGCGGCACCGAGCCCTACACGCCCGAGGAGGCGATGGCGGCGGCCGCGATGGCGGGGCTGGCGGAGGACATCCAGCGGATGCCGATGGGGCTGCACACCATCGTCTCGGGCAGCGGGGCCATCTCCGGCGGTCAGCGCCAACGGCTCATGATCGCGCAGGCGTTGATCCGGCGGCCGCGGATCCTCTTCTTCGACGAGGCGACCAGCGCCCTGGACAACGACACCCAGCGCACGGTCATCGAGTCCACCAAGGCCCTCAACGCCACCCGGGTCGTCATCGCCCACCGCCTGTCCACGGTGCTGGACGCCGACCGGGTGATCGTGATGGAGAACGGCAAGGTCGCCCAGCAGGGGCCGCCCGCGCAGTTGCTCGCGGACACCGGCGGCCGGCTGCACGAGCTGGTGCGGCGGCAGATGGCGTGA
- a CDS encoding Ppx/GppA family phosphatase yields the protein MRISVVDVGSNTVRLVVADAEDGVPLPVHTAKWRLRLSDDVRPGGPVPEEAVERLVEAVEGANRTAARWGAAGPLAFATAVVRAAPNRQEVLRTVRQRTGVGLYTLPGEVEAELTFLGARRWMGWRAGPLALMDIGGGSFEVAFGRGRLPDFVASLPLGAGRLTHEFFEGQDPPPPELVRALRRKVRHQLRDVAARIRWEGPRTAVATSRTFQQLGRLCGAPAGRHGPFMERQLRRSDLREAVSCLAALPSAQRAELPGISAPRALQSLAGAVIGHTAMKLTGLETVTICPWAIREGVLLRHIEDGPSWWAEIARRNEEDTLPDPVPLRIAAATR from the coding sequence ATGCGAATAAGCGTGGTGGATGTGGGGTCGAACACCGTCCGTCTGGTCGTGGCGGACGCCGAGGACGGGGTGCCGCTGCCGGTGCACACGGCGAAGTGGCGGCTCCGGCTCTCCGACGACGTGCGGCCGGGCGGGCCGGTACCGGAGGAGGCCGTGGAGCGGCTGGTGGAGGCGGTCGAAGGGGCGAACCGGACCGCGGCGAGATGGGGCGCGGCCGGGCCGCTGGCCTTCGCGACCGCCGTCGTAAGGGCGGCGCCCAACCGTCAGGAGGTGCTCCGTACCGTCCGGCAGCGGACCGGCGTCGGGCTGTACACCCTGCCCGGCGAGGTGGAGGCCGAGCTCACGTTTCTCGGGGCGCGGCGCTGGATGGGCTGGCGGGCCGGGCCGCTGGCGCTCATGGACATCGGTGGCGGCTCGTTCGAGGTCGCCTTCGGGCGCGGTCGGCTGCCGGACTTCGTGGCCTCGCTGCCGTTGGGCGCGGGCCGGCTGACCCATGAGTTCTTCGAGGGCCAGGACCCGCCGCCCCCGGAGCTGGTCCGGGCGCTGCGCCGCAAGGTCCGCCATCAGTTGCGGGACGTGGCGGCCCGGATCCGCTGGGAGGGCCCGCGCACCGCGGTGGCCACCTCGCGGACCTTCCAGCAGCTGGGACGGCTGTGCGGGGCGCCGGCCGGACGCCACGGCCCGTTCATGGAACGGCAGTTGCGCCGTTCCGACCTGCGTGAGGCGGTGTCCTGTCTGGCCGCGCTGCCGTCCGCGCAGCGGGCCGAACTGCCCGGCATCTCCGCCCCGCGCGCCCTGCAGAGCCTGGCGGGCGCGGTGATCGGGCACACGGCGATGAAGCTCACCGGCCTCGAGACCGTCACGATCTGCCCCTGGGCGATCCGTGAGGGGGTGCTGCTGCGGCACATCGAGGACGGTCCCTCCTGGTGGGCGGAGATCGCCCGCCGAAACGAGGAGGACACGCTCCCGGACCCGGTGCCGCTGCGCATCGCGGCCGCCACCCGCTGA